CATCAGTCCCAGAGAAAGCGGTAAATGGGAAATGAAAGTGAAAGACAGAATTCATAGCCATAAACAGGAAGTCGTTGCTGATTTTGTATTTATCGGGGCAGGAGGATATGCTCTTCCGTTACTGGACAGTTCAGATATTAAAGAAAGTGAAGGATATGGAGGTTTCCCGGTTTCAGGGCAATGGCTGGTAAGTCATAATCAGGAGCTGGTAGAAAAACACCATGCTAAAGTATATACACAGGCTACGGTGGATGCTCCGCCAATGTCAGTTCCACACCTTGATCTTAGAATCATTGATGGTAAGAAAGCCCTTCTTTTCGGACCTTTTGCAGGGTTCTCAACCAAATTTTTAAGAGAAGGAAGCTATCTCGATCTTCCCGAAAGTGTGAACACCAAAAATTTAAAATCACTTTTCGGAGCATGGTGGCATAATATTCCTCTGACGAAATATCTTATCCAGCAGGTTGCGATGACGAAATCTCAGAGAATGCAGCATTTAAGAGAATTTATCAAAGATGCTAAGGAAGAGGACTGGGAATTGAAAGTAGCAGGACAAAGAGTTCAGATCATCAAAAAAGATGAAAAAGATGGTGGTAAACTGGAATTCGGAACTGAAGTAGTGGTGAATAAGAGCGGAACAATTGCTTCTTTATTAGGCGCTTCACCGGGAGCATCTACAGCAGTATATGCCATGTTGAATGTGCTGGAAAAATGTTTCCCGGAAAAACTGAATGGAGAATGGAAAGAAAAATTGCTTGAAATGATTCCTTCTTACGGACAAAAACTGGCCGCAAACCCGGAACTGACTCATGAAGTAAGGCATTATACAAAAGAAAAACTAGAATTAGAATATTAACATCCCTAATGAGCAATGAGGAATAAAGGCTATTACTCATTGCTCATTATTTATTACTTATTAAAAGGTGGAAGAAATAATTGTAAAACCAGTTATTGCAAAGGAAATCCTGGAATCTCTTCAGGCGAAAACAGAAGAGGAGAAGCAGGTTATTGTACACTGTTGTTTTCCCGCATCACCATTTTTAGGAAACCTGATCAGGATCTGGCATTCAACCTATCTTTTTGATAACCAGTCTGAGCATAGAAGCAAGCTGATTCATGCGGAAAATATTTCAATTTCTCCCTACTGGACACCGGTTCCTTTTATGAAAGACTTTTGGTTTACCCTCATATTTTCCGGACTTCCTAAAGACTGTAAAAGTTTTGATCTGAAAGAAGTTATTCATGAGGAAGGAGGCTTTTTTGTAGAATCAATCAAGAGAAATTCTTCTGATGTGTATCGGGTAAAAATATCAGAATCCTATTAATATGAAAGTAAGGGAAGAAAAATTAGAACAGATTATTCACTGGGCTGAAAACAATCCGGATATCCGTGCTGTTCTCCTGACCAGTTCATTGGTAAACCCTTACGCTCCTGTAGATGATTTTAGTGATCTTGATATCGAACTTGTTTTTGAAAACAGAACAACCTATGAATCCGGAAATGAATGGATAAAACTTTTTGGTGATCCAATTTCCATGATTGAAGAAGATGATCGTGTTTTTGAAGGAAAGCATGCGATGAAAATGGTTTTGTATAAAGATCATGTGAAAGTTGACTTTAAGCTGTATCAGGTAGCAGAATTTATAGAAGAAATCAATCAAGAAACTCTTCCCGAAGATTGGGATGTAGGGTATAAAGTTTTACTGGATAAAGATAACCTGACTAAAAACCTGAAGTCCCCGACATATCAGTCAATCATGATTCAGAAGCCAACGGAAAAACAGTTCCGGCAGCTGATCAATGACTTCTGGTGGGATACAACCTACGTTGCAAAGTGTTTGAAACGCGGAGATATTTTCTATGCTAAATTTATGTCTGAAAATATTCTTCGGACAGATTATCTTGTCCCTTTGATTGAATGGTATATTGCAGGAAATCATGACTGGAATACTATCACAACCAATAAACACGGAAGACTTTTCAAAAAATACTTATCTCAGGAACTATGGAGTACAATAGAAGCTACTTTCTCTGATAGCAATATTGAAAAAAACTGGCAGGCCTTGTCTGCATATGCAGATCTGGTACATGAGCTGGGAACTTCACTGGCTGGAAAACTTTATTTTATCTATCCGGAAAAGCTGGAAGATGAGATCAGAAATTATCTTAAGGAAGTACAGACAAAGCCTTAATTTCAGGCAAATTCATTCTGTACGATAAGATTTTCAATACAGTATTCTGCAATAGCCGTAATGGTAACAAATGGGTTAACACCAATGGTTCCCGGAATTAAAGAACCATCCAGAACATACAGATTTTCATGATCTTTTAGTTTTCCATATTCGTTGGTAGCTTCACCTAAAACGCACCCGCCAAGCGGATGATAACAAATATCTGCACCAAAGCCGTTATTGAAAAGTAAATGACTTCTGGTTCCCCCATTAGCTTTATTCATTTTTCTGATAAAGTATTGAGCATTTTCTTTCATTTTAGAAGTATTGCTTTCATTCCAGTTCAAGGTAAGGGATTTGTTGGTTGTATTGTAAGCAACTTCTCCCTTTTTATCAACCCTGTTGATCAGCAGATACAAAGCTGTAGCGACATCCATTCCCATAGGTAAAGGAGCAATTTCCGTGAAAAACGGATGCTCAGGATCATCCCAGTTATCAATTCCTCCCACAGGAATTGTGGATTGCTTAGCTCCCGTGCCTCCTGATAAAGGTTTTACCCAGTTTCGTCCCGTCATAAAGTTCCCGTTATTTCCCCAGTTTTTACCAATCTTTTCATGGACAGGAAATCCGTTTTCTGCATGGGATTGCAACAGAAGCTGTAATGTTCCCATGGTTCCTGCGGAAAGAATCAGTTTTTTACAGTTGAAAACCTTCTGAGCAACCAGAGCTCCGGAGGTATCAATCTGCTGCACATGTAATGTATAGCTTTTATCATCATTCATTTGAATAGTCTGAACACGGTGAAGATCAAGAATCTCCAGATTTCCGGTCTCAAGAGCTTTTCTGAGATAGGTTTTATCTAAACTGTTTTTCCCATAGTTGTTTCCGTAGATCACTTCAGTATTAAGGGCAGAACGCGGAACTTCATTCCTGAATTCTTTTTCCATATACTTAAAATCATAGACATTGGGAACTCTCATCGTCTTGAAACCAGCCTTGTGAGCCTCTTCTTCACCTACCCGCGTGAACTTGTAATAAGGACATTCTTCCAGAAACTGTTCATCAATAACATTTACTTTAAGTTCTTCCCGTACCAGAGGAAAATAATGATTATAAAACTTTTCAGCATCAAGATCAGGGAAAACTTCTTTGAAATAGCTTTCTTTGGGAGTGACAGCCATTCCACCATTCACCAGAGAACCTCCGCCAACACCTCTTCCTACCCAGATATTAATATGATCAAAATCCAGACGGTCCAGTATTCCCGTAAAAGGAGTCAGAGAGAAAATATTCATAAAAGGAGCAATGCTTTTCTTTTTCAGCCATGCAGAACTTTTCCCTGGTTTCAGCAGATTGGAAAAGGGAATTCCTGCTTTTTCCCAGTTAAGACCCATTTCAAGAATGATTACTTTTTTTCCGGCTTCACAAAGACGCAGGGCAGATACAGCACCTCCGTATCCACTGCCAATAATGATAATCGGAACATCATTATATTCCTTTATCTCATTGTTTGTTCTTGCTTGAGCGTGAAGTAATTCGGATTGAAGAAAATAAAATCCTGATATCGCCAAAGCACTGGTCTTAATGAAGCTTTTTCTGTCCATGAACTTTGTTTTTCAAAAAGTATGCTAGAGGTGCAGACACTTATTTTATTTATTACAGATTATATTTTTTATTACAATTTTAACTTTTATTGTTTCGGAAATTCATAGTTTTACTTATAATTTTAAATTCATGAAAAAATATATAATACTCTTTTTATTGCTTCCGTTATGGGCTTTTTCTCAAAAAAAGATATCAAAAGAAGAAAAAGAGGTGCAGAAATTTCAGAAAGAACTGAATGCAGAATATTTCAATCCAAAAGAAACTCCATTAAGAGGGGATAACCTTAAAAACTTTAAAGGACATCCTTTCTTTCCTTTTGATGCCAAATACAGAGTTACGGCACAATTTGTCCAATCAAAAGATACCCAACCCTTCGATCTTCCTACATCTTCAGGAAAAACAAAGTCGTATCAGGAATATGGAAAAGCAACATTTACATTGGATGGAAAGCCTTATAACGTTACTTTATACCAGAGTCTGGATTTAATCAAACAGGACAAATACAAAGATTATCTCTTTCTTCCTTTCCGTGATGCTACCAATGAAAAAGAAACCTATGGAGGAGGGAAATATATGGATTTAAAAATCCCGAAAGGAAATACGATAGTGCTTGATTTTAACCAGTCATATCATCCTTTCTGTGCCTATAACGCTTACGATTATAATTGCCCTATTGTTCCTGAGGAAAATAAACTTCCCGTGGAAATCCGTGCGGGGGTAATGTATGAAGATGTCTACCATCACTAATATTATGATACACTTAGAATTCTTTAAACAGGAAGATCTATCTGGGGTAAGCTATGCCCTGGATGAAAATCAGATGCGCTTTACTGCAACTGCTCAGCAGGCTTTACAAAGCATCAGTGAACGTAATGATGAAGACGCATTTCCGGTGACCATATTTGAAAATGATGCAGCCGTTGGTTTTTTTGTCCTTGATTTTGGGAATGATAAACTTGAGCTTACCGATAATGAAAATTCAGTTTTATTACGCTCTCTATCTGTGAATCCTCAGATGCAGGGAAAGGGAATTGGGAAAGCTGCCATGCTGGAAGTAGGTAATTTTGTCAAAAATCACTTCAATACCTGTGATGAAATTGTACTGGCAGTAAACCAGAAAAATAATTCTGCTTATCATATTTATCTTCAGGCTGGATACATTTATGATGGCAAAACCAGAATCGGAAGAAGTGGTCCTCAATACCTGATGTACAAAAAACTTTAATAAAATTTTAAAATCATAATTTTTTATCTGCTGATATCTTTCCATAACTTTGAGTAACATCAAATTACAAAACATGGAAATATCACTTCAGAATCAGGTGGCTGTAGTCACAGGAGCTTCCAGTGGAATTGGTTCAGGGATTGCAAAATCATTAGCATCAGCTGGGGCAACAGTCATTGTTAATCATTCTTCGGAAAGATCTGCAGAAGAAGCTAAAACCGTTTTAAAAGAAATAACGGATGCAGGAGGAAAAGGAATGACCTATCAGTGTGATGTATCCAAGGAAGATCAGGTGGTCAGAATGTTTCAGGATGTTGTTTCTGAGTTTCAAACCGTTGATATCCTGATCAATAATGCAGGGATTCAAAAAGATGCGAAATTTACTGAAATGACTTTGGATCAATGGAATGCTGTCATAGGCGTTAATCTGACGGGACAGTTTCTATGTGCAAGAGAAGCCATTAAAGAGTTTCTTCGGAGAGGAATAGATCCTTCACGTTCTGTCGCTTGTGGAAAAATCATTCATATCAGTTCAGTACACGAAATTATCCCTTGGGCCGGACATGCTAATTATGCATCCAGTAAAGGTGCTGTAAGAATGCTCATGCAGACCCTTGCCCAGGAATATGGAGCAGATAAAATCCGTGTGAATTCTATTTGTCCGGGAGCTATCCAGACTCCTATTAATCAAAATGCATGGAGTACTCCGGAAGCCCTCAATTCTCTTCTTACTCTGATTCCTTATAACCGAATCGGACAGCCACAGGATATCGGAAATCTGGCGGCATTTCTTGCCAGTGATCTTGCCGATTATATAACGGGAGCCAGCATTTTTGTGGATGGTGGAATGACCACGTTTGAGAGCTTTTCTACGGGAGGGTAGTAGAGTTAAAGGTTCAAAGTTCAAAGTTTAAAATTTAAAGTTTAAAGTTTTGAGGTTGTTCTTAACGCTTGAAACGAAACATAGTACTCATTGCTCATTATTCATTACTCATAACTCATAATTATCGCTTATGTCAGAAAAACAGAGAATTTCAGATATTTCATGGAAAAAATGGGGACCCTATGTCAGTAACCGTGAATGGGGACTTGTTCGTGAAGATTATAGTGAAAATGGAGATGCCTGGAATTATACAGGTC
This region of Chryseobacterium culicis genomic DNA includes:
- a CDS encoding glucose 1-dehydrogenase: MEISLQNQVAVVTGASSGIGSGIAKSLASAGATVIVNHSSERSAEEAKTVLKEITDAGGKGMTYQCDVSKEDQVVRMFQDVVSEFQTVDILINNAGIQKDAKFTEMTLDQWNAVIGVNLTGQFLCAREAIKEFLRRGIDPSRSVACGKIIHISSVHEIIPWAGHANYASSKGAVRMLMQTLAQEYGADKIRVNSICPGAIQTPINQNAWSTPEALNSLLTLIPYNRIGQPQDIGNLAAFLASDLADYITGASIFVDGGMTTFESFSTGG
- a CDS encoding GMC family oxidoreductase N-terminal domain-containing protein — its product is MDRKSFIKTSALAISGFYFLQSELLHAQARTNNEIKEYNDVPIIIIGSGYGGAVSALRLCEAGKKVIILEMGLNWEKAGIPFSNLLKPGKSSAWLKKKSIAPFMNIFSLTPFTGILDRLDFDHINIWVGRGVGGGSLVNGGMAVTPKESYFKEVFPDLDAEKFYNHYFPLVREELKVNVIDEQFLEECPYYKFTRVGEEEAHKAGFKTMRVPNVYDFKYMEKEFRNEVPRSALNTEVIYGNNYGKNSLDKTYLRKALETGNLEILDLHRVQTIQMNDDKSYTLHVQQIDTSGALVAQKVFNCKKLILSAGTMGTLQLLLQSHAENGFPVHEKIGKNWGNNGNFMTGRNWVKPLSGGTGAKQSTIPVGGIDNWDDPEHPFFTEIAPLPMGMDVATALYLLINRVDKKGEVAYNTTNKSLTLNWNESNTSKMKENAQYFIRKMNKANGGTRSHLLFNNGFGADICYHPLGGCVLGEATNEYGKLKDHENLYVLDGSLIPGTIGVNPFVTITAIAEYCIENLIVQNEFA
- a CDS encoding AadS family aminoglycoside 6-adenylyltransferase — encoded protein: MKVREEKLEQIIHWAENNPDIRAVLLTSSLVNPYAPVDDFSDLDIELVFENRTTYESGNEWIKLFGDPISMIEEDDRVFEGKHAMKMVLYKDHVKVDFKLYQVAEFIEEINQETLPEDWDVGYKVLLDKDNLTKNLKSPTYQSIMIQKPTEKQFRQLINDFWWDTTYVAKCLKRGDIFYAKFMSENILRTDYLVPLIEWYIAGNHDWNTITTNKHGRLFKKYLSQELWSTIEATFSDSNIEKNWQALSAYADLVHELGTSLAGKLYFIYPEKLEDEIRNYLKEVQTKP
- a CDS encoding DUF1684 domain-containing protein — its product is MKKYIILFLLLPLWAFSQKKISKEEKEVQKFQKELNAEYFNPKETPLRGDNLKNFKGHPFFPFDAKYRVTAQFVQSKDTQPFDLPTSSGKTKSYQEYGKATFTLDGKPYNVTLYQSLDLIKQDKYKDYLFLPFRDATNEKETYGGGKYMDLKIPKGNTIVLDFNQSYHPFCAYNAYDYNCPIVPEENKLPVEIRAGVMYEDVYHH
- a CDS encoding GNAT family N-acetyltransferase — its product is MIHLEFFKQEDLSGVSYALDENQMRFTATAQQALQSISERNDEDAFPVTIFENDAAVGFFVLDFGNDKLELTDNENSVLLRSLSVNPQMQGKGIGKAAMLEVGNFVKNHFNTCDEIVLAVNQKNNSAYHIYLQAGYIYDGKTRIGRSGPQYLMYKKL
- the mqo gene encoding malate dehydrogenase (quinone), which codes for MSQSLTSRTPKPKYDVVLIGGGIMSATLATLLHEFDPNLEIAIFERLGRFAKESTAAWNNAGTGHSAFCELNYTPEKPDGSIDITKAESIAEQFEISKQFWAYLITKGYIHEPKEFINSCAHMSLVFGEKDAEYLRKRHDKMAESVLFSGMEFSTDHDKLREWIPLVMSKRNQSEVMAATKMDMGTDVNFGTLTRKMGRHLLEDSNVEVFLYHEVKDISPRESGKWEMKVKDRIHSHKQEVVADFVFIGAGGYALPLLDSSDIKESEGYGGFPVSGQWLVSHNQELVEKHHAKVYTQATVDAPPMSVPHLDLRIIDGKKALLFGPFAGFSTKFLREGSYLDLPESVNTKNLKSLFGAWWHNIPLTKYLIQQVAMTKSQRMQHLREFIKDAKEEDWELKVAGQRVQIIKKDEKDGGKLEFGTEVVVNKSGTIASLLGASPGASTAVYAMLNVLEKCFPEKLNGEWKEKLLEMIPSYGQKLAANPELTHEVRHYTKEKLELEY